CACACCTGCTATCCAAAAGCCtctataaatatgaaatatttccaCCATGTTTTGTTGGAACATGTGTAGGACATGAACACAAAGTTACTGATattcatttaatcttttatgtgccaaaaaaaaaaaaaaaaaaagtaaaccaattccacaacaacaaaacaaaaatactctTATTTTCCATCAGCAAATATAAAGAGAATATAACAAAATGAGTAAACTTTACCCATACTCTAACAGCATGGTTGTTGTATACATCAACATCCATTCTAAACATTAAACCAGggagaacaacaaaaaaaaaaaaaaagcagcttatTTCCACCTGTGTATATTCTTCCcatactttgtgtgtgtgtatatatatatatataaaataaaatgagaaaataaaatatatttcttcaAAACATTAAGCTAGTTAGATTTGTGGAGGTAAAAGCTCTTAGAGTGAGTGTTTGGTCCTTAAAAGGACCTTTGGTTTGTTGTAATTGTGGATGAGTTTAACCTCCGAAGCCGTACAGAGTGCGTCCCTGCCTCTTGAGAGCATAAACCACATCCATGGCGGTCACGGTCTTTCTCTTGGCGTGCTCGGTGTAGGTGACGGCGTCACGGATGACATTCTCCAGGAAGACCTTCAACACTCCGCGGGTCTCCTCGTAGATCAGACCGGAGATACGCTTGACTCCACCACGGCGAGCCAGACGGCGGATGGCCGGTTTGGTGATTCCCTGGATGTTATCACGGAGGACTTTACGGTGACGCTTGGCGCCTCCTTTACCGAGTccctttcctccttttcctcttccgCTCATTTTCACTAGTCGAGTATTTTCGTCTCAAGTGTTTGGTCTGTTTGAGACCCAGCTATTTATGTCTAATCTGAGGACGTGATTGAAGACAGGGGCGCGCTGCAGCTTCTTCTACGGATCATCATGCTGGTTGTGACTCTTTTTATGCTTTAGCGCCACCAACGGAACAACAGCATGAACTTGTTGAGCTTCATGGATTTTATCTTAATGCTACAAATTAAATTGCCTTCATTAACAAGCTTGCAAtgtcagtaaaagtaaaatattttcacttttatcagAAGTGTTTCTATTAAGCCTTTtgactaatatgaagcttctgTTGTCTAAATGACTCAAATAAAGTTGATGTAAACTGAATCTTTGTACTTTATAGTAaaaatttccctctttttcttattATAATTTGATGCTTCAAGGTATAAAGGATATGATTATATGATTATTGTTTATGAATTCATCCTTTAACCATTAAATTGCTGGATGGAGCTGATGAGTATTTTCATCTCAGGTGGTGTTGCATCTAGAACTAGAAGATCATGATCTTGGAGGGAAAGCTCAGGGTTTACACCCTTTTCTATTCATAGTAGGTGGTCttatgtctcattttgtcttaGTTGGTTCTtcaattcttttctttttttctcttttttttcttatttttgtgaaGAAAATTGAAGAACAGGCCCCGAAAAGGCGAtgagtaaaaatgtgttttctgctttacCTTTGATATTTCTGTTCTATTTGGAAGTAGAATTGAGTTGAGTCCACGCGAAGGAAAATGCCCTCTGTGTCATATATCTGCTTTCTCTTAGCAACTTTATCTATATAGCAGAGGCCTCACAAACTGCTTCACAGAGGATATaaagcataaacacacatacagac
The DNA window shown above is from Thunnus maccoyii chromosome 2, fThuMac1.1, whole genome shotgun sequence and carries:
- the LOC121886733 gene encoding histone H4, with protein sequence MSGRGKGGKGLGKGGAKRHRKVLRDNIQGITKPAIRRLARRGGVKRISGLIYEETRGVLKVFLENVIRDAVTYTEHAKRKTVTAMDVVYALKRQGRTLYGFGG